From the Ciona intestinalis unplaced genomic scaffold, KH HT000022.1, whole genome shotgun sequence genome, one window contains:
- the LOC100187199 gene encoding uncharacterized protein LOC100187199 produces the protein MPSYPKVNYTKYSKKEKDQNMGGVDSVHDVKTPDQDDATEITEWGKFFGELIHETTSMKVWPKALKKNARVSASVETQTRSWTVWKSDSSFHVIFGVSTCKDPMKYFFMKPKRSKLKKLKFKLTRGKDPVKKPPDENDKRVFVMETNPIDGKNVLKHLRSNKYLFCTANGNLDMSKNKEKASRWEITDAPESRICTTD, from the exons atgccatcttaccccaaagtaaaTTATACGAA ATACAGTAAGAAAGAGAAAGATCAAAACATGGGAGGCGTAGATTCTGTGCATGATGTCAAAACACCGGATCAAGATGACGCAACCGAAATTACCGAATGGGGCAAATTTTTCGGGGAGTTGATACATGAGACAACATCAATGAAAGTTTGGCCAAAAGCGCTGAAGAAGAACGCTCGAGTTTCTGCTAGTGTTGAAACTcag ACTCGTTCCTGGACTGTTTGGAAATCGGACAGCAGTTTCCATGTGATATTTGGGGTTTCTACGTGTAAAGATCCAATGAAGTATTTCTTCATGAAACCGAAGCGAAGCAAgttgaaaaagttgaaatttaaattaacaagaGGCAAGGATCCGGTCAAGAAGCCCCCAGACGAAAACGACAAACGAGTTTTTGTCATGGAAACAAATCCTATCGATGGCAAGAACGTGTTAAAGCACTTACGGTCAAACAAATACTTATTTTGCACTGCTAACGGTAATTTGGACATGagcaaaaataaagaaaaggcAAGCAGATGGGAAATCACAGACGCCCCAGAATCGAGAATATGCACTACTGATTGA